In one Culex quinquefasciatus strain JHB chromosome 2, VPISU_Cqui_1.0_pri_paternal, whole genome shotgun sequence genomic region, the following are encoded:
- the LOC119766368 gene encoding uncharacterized protein LOC119766368 has protein sequence MKVFIVLSVAVALVAGAAVDSESKKIEKRGLYELEDHDDIVDFDDHHVGKEVTITKKVPVYIEKKVPVYIEKKVHVDRPVYVPYKVPVEVPVVHKEYVEVPKPYAVHVAKPYPVIVKKHIYVEKPVGLSVHIKHRKH, from the exons ATGAAG GTTTTCATCGTTCTGTCTGTGGCGGTAGCCCTCGTTGCCGGTGCGGCTGTTGACTCCGAGAGTAAAAAGATCGAGAAACGTGGCCTGTACGAGCTGGAAGACCACGATGACATTGTTGACTTTGATGACCACCACGTGGGCAAGGAGGTGACCATCACCAAGAAAGTGCCCGTTTACATCGAGAAGAAGGTCCCCGTGTATATCGAGAAGAAGGTTCACGTTGATCGGCCAGTGTACGTGCCGTACAAGGTTCCGGTGGAAGTTCCCGTAGTGCACAAGGAGTACGTTGAAGTCCCCAAGCCATACGCGGTGCACGTAGCCAAGCCGTACCCGGTCATCGTGAAGAAGCATATCTACGTCGAAAAACCAGTGGGATTGTCGGTGCACATCAAGCATCGCAAGCATTAA